The following proteins are co-located in the Bacteroidales bacterium genome:
- a CDS encoding SH3 domain-containing protein — MKVIFRYIIIIAFTSLLSQFALSQETGKAKFDQGVTSFSSGNYQEALDYWLDLYNTGYRSANLSYNIGNAYFKMNNIPSAILFFERAWLLKPSDENINYNLQIARTLIVDRFQEIPELFFVRWYNYVSLLVAANTWAVFSLVCFILSLLLLSLYIYTSRYRFKVAGFWMAMIFFLLSVSSLSFALRNKSLVYDSHRAIIISPLVSGKSSPDNSGTDLFVLHDGTKVTIEDEVGEWYEIRLSDGNKGWVPVNSLNII; from the coding sequence ATGAAAGTCATTTTCAGATATATTATAATAATTGCATTTACTTCCCTGTTATCACAGTTTGCATTATCTCAGGAAACAGGTAAGGCAAAGTTTGACCAGGGAGTAACTTCCTTTTCATCAGGAAATTATCAGGAAGCTCTTGATTACTGGCTTGATCTGTATAATACAGGTTACCGTTCCGCAAACCTCAGTTACAATATTGGGAATGCATATTTTAAGATGAATAACATTCCGTCGGCTATTCTGTTTTTTGAGCGGGCCTGGCTTCTCAAACCTTCTGATGAGAATATCAACTATAATCTCCAGATTGCCCGAACTCTTATTGTGGACAGGTTTCAGGAGATACCTGAACTGTTTTTTGTCAGGTGGTATAATTACGTTTCGCTGCTTGTGGCAGCAAATACCTGGGCAGTTTTTAGTCTTGTTTGTTTCATTCTCTCTCTGTTATTGCTATCACTCTATATCTACACATCAAGATACAGGTTTAAAGTCGCCGGATTCTGGATGGCGATGATTTTTTTCCTTCTTTCAGTATCTTCACTTTCATTTGCCCTTAGAAATAAAAGTCTTGTTTACGATAGTCACAGAGCAATTATAATCAGTCCGTTAGTAAGCGGAAAAAGCTCACCTGACAATAGCGGAACTGACCTTTTCGTGCTCCACGATGGAACAAAAGTTACTATCGAGGATGAAGTAGGCGAGTGGTATGAAATACGTCTTTCTGACGGGAATAAAGGGTGGGTACCGGTAAATAGTCTCAATATTATTTAA
- a CDS encoding protein BatD, whose protein sequence is MKKALLIQLLIIISASITAQDIVLKAEYPAVVTAGQQFSVMWTVNAGGGEVAFPPFTGFVKLMGPQKSYSSSTQIINNRMSTQTSYTYVYYLQAVNEGKFVIPPAVFTLKNKEYRSDSMYIEVISSTTPNQIATQSSTSKTDNEGISSSGGDVFVNLSLNRKEVYLGEHIVATVKLFTKVNLSGINEIKFPSFNGFLKTDIETPPLTSLQQETVNGSIYGTGIVQQFLLYPQITGEVTIDPVQLSVLIQQKSAQSDPFFGDFFTQYQTVPKAIASQTLKVKVKPLPGTKPADFSGIVGKLSLKATLDKDSVNVNDAVTLRITINGSGNLKIAPTPLLKLPPDIENYDPKVSESIKNGAEGSSGQKIFEYLLIPRHYGDFTIPPVTYSYYNISSGKYETLTTSEFHFHARKGDEQNTGITVYGGVSKEDVKYLGKDIRFIKNESGRLDKPGLLLTSSRSFYSAYAFAIFAFFLVLFLRREHVRRNSDLSLVRNRKAGKVAVKRLHSASVCLKNKEMDKFYEEILKALWGYLSDKLNIPVSELTRTNAVSTLNERGINDERITNLNHILDTCEFARFSPSSSGTEAESIFEGATQFIKSVENSIG, encoded by the coding sequence ATGAAAAAAGCACTTCTAATTCAGCTACTTATCATAATATCCGCCAGCATTACAGCTCAGGATATTGTGCTGAAAGCTGAATACCCTGCAGTAGTTACGGCAGGACAGCAGTTCAGTGTTATGTGGACCGTTAATGCAGGAGGCGGGGAAGTAGCATTTCCTCCGTTCACAGGATTTGTCAAGTTAATGGGACCCCAAAAGTCATACAGTTCAAGTACACAGATAATTAATAACCGGATGTCTACTCAGACATCCTATACATATGTTTATTATCTCCAGGCTGTAAATGAGGGAAAATTTGTGATTCCGCCAGCTGTATTTACGCTTAAAAACAAGGAGTACAGATCAGATTCAATGTACATCGAAGTAATTTCCAGCACAACTCCGAATCAGATTGCAACTCAAAGCAGTACTTCAAAGACAGATAATGAAGGTATCAGCTCATCAGGAGGAGATGTCTTCGTAAACCTTTCCCTTAACAGAAAAGAGGTATACCTGGGTGAACATATAGTTGCTACTGTGAAATTATTCACAAAGGTTAATCTGTCAGGTATCAACGAAATAAAATTCCCTTCATTTAACGGGTTCCTTAAAACTGATATTGAAACACCGCCACTTACTTCGCTTCAGCAGGAAACAGTAAATGGTTCTATTTATGGAACAGGAATCGTCCAGCAGTTTCTTCTTTACCCTCAGATTACAGGTGAAGTAACAATTGATCCCGTCCAGCTTTCGGTGCTTATTCAGCAAAAATCTGCACAGTCAGATCCCTTCTTTGGTGATTTCTTTACTCAATATCAGACTGTACCTAAGGCAATTGCAAGTCAGACACTAAAAGTTAAAGTAAAACCTCTGCCGGGGACCAAGCCAGCTGATTTTTCAGGTATAGTTGGTAAACTCAGTCTTAAGGCAACACTTGATAAGGATTCTGTTAATGTAAATGATGCGGTTACTTTAAGGATTACGATTAATGGAAGCGGAAATCTCAAGATAGCTCCGACACCACTGCTTAAATTGCCGCCTGATATAGAAAATTACGATCCGAAGGTCTCAGAATCAATTAAAAACGGAGCAGAAGGATCATCAGGGCAAAAGATTTTTGAATATCTGCTTATTCCGCGTCATTATGGTGATTTTACAATTCCGCCGGTAACATATTCATATTATAATATTTCATCAGGAAAGTATGAAACGCTTACTACCTCAGAATTCCATTTTCATGCCAGAAAAGGCGATGAGCAAAATACCGGGATTACTGTTTACGGCGGGGTTTCTAAAGAAGATGTAAAGTATCTTGGAAAAGATATAAGATTCATTAAAAATGAGTCTGGCAGGCTCGATAAACCAGGACTGCTTCTCACTTCATCGCGGTCATTCTATAGTGCTTATGCATTTGCAATCTTCGCATTCTTCCTTGTTCTGTTTCTGAGAAGAGAGCATGTAAGAAGAAACTCTGACCTGTCACTAGTAAGAAACAGAAAGGCCGGAAAAGTAGCTGTAAAAAGACTTCATTCAGCATCAGTCTGTCTTAAGAATAAGGAGATGGACAAATTCTATGAGGAAATTCTTAAAGCATTATGGGGCTATCTGAGTGATAAACTTAACATTCCGGTATCAGAACTGACACGTACAAATGCTGTTTCTACACTCAATGAGAGGGGAATCAATGATGAGAGGATAACGAACCTGAATCATATTCTCGATACCTGCGAATTCGCCAGATTCTCCCCATCATCATCAGGAACTGAAGCTGAATCGATATTTGAGGGGGCAACCCAGTTTATAAAGTCAGTTGAAAACTCAATAGGCTAA
- a CDS encoding tetratricopeptide repeat protein: MSCLFLIFSVVLNAQADKKYIRQGNREYGKTNFAESEISYRKAIDNNKISPEAVFNIGDALYKQNKFEDAGKQFIENINLNEDKDKKSAGYYNLGNSLLQAKKIEESIAAYKSSLKLNPASKEAKYNLAYAQDLLQQQQQQQQQQNQDKKDQDKEDNKKDQQKQDDKNQDQQKEQNKKDEQDKQQQEQQQQQGISKDDAQRLLNALANDEKNVQEKVKLAKAAKAKVKTVKNW; this comes from the coding sequence ATGAGCTGCCTCTTCCTGATATTTTCTGTCGTGTTGAATGCCCAGGCTGATAAAAAATACATCAGACAGGGGAACAGGGAGTATGGAAAAACTAATTTTGCAGAATCAGAAATCTCATACAGGAAAGCAATAGATAATAATAAGATATCTCCCGAGGCAGTATTTAATATAGGTGATGCTCTGTATAAACAGAACAAGTTTGAAGATGCTGGTAAACAGTTTATTGAGAACATAAACCTGAATGAGGACAAGGATAAAAAGTCAGCCGGTTATTATAATTTGGGTAATTCGCTGTTGCAGGCTAAGAAAATCGAGGAGAGCATTGCAGCTTATAAAAGCTCCCTGAAACTGAATCCCGCGAGTAAAGAGGCAAAGTACAACCTTGCCTATGCTCAGGACCTTCTGCAGCAACAGCAACAGCAACAGCAGCAGCAGAATCAGGATAAGAAGGACCAGGATAAAGAAGACAACAAAAAGGATCAGCAGAAGCAGGACGATAAAAACCAGGATCAGCAGAAAGAGCAGAATAAAAAGGACGAGCAGGATAAGCAGCAGCAGGAGCAGCAACAACAGCAGGGTATCTCGAAAGATGATGCACAAAGACTTCTGAATGCTCTGGCAAATGATGAAAAGAATGTTCAGGAAAAAGTTAAACTTGCAAAAGCTGCCAAAGCAAAGGTTAAAACAGTTAAAAACTGGTAA
- a CDS encoding VWA domain-containing protein, producing MFRFANPDFLYLLLMLPVIVLLYIINDIRKKRALKKLGNIELVGTLVPEMSKSRPLIKFIIQSVAFIAAVIMLSRPQFGSKLEDVKKQGVEVIIALDVSNSMLAEDIQPDRLTRAKQAISRLVDDLSNDKIGLIVFAGDAYTQIPVTTDYISAKMFLSTINPDMVPKQGTAIGAAINLGMRSFSPGEEKSKALVIITDGENHEDDPVSMAEEAAKAGIVIHTIGIGSVEGVPVRVIVNGRRDFLKDVEGNTVISKLDEDILKKVAVSANGTYVRASNSNIGLDEIFSEIRQMKDQELESTMYTEYNDQFQIFAALAVFLLLFDFLIMDRKNRKLADIRLFKFKV from the coding sequence TTGTTCAGATTTGCAAACCCGGATTTCCTGTACTTGCTGCTTATGCTTCCGGTTATTGTATTGCTGTATATTATTAATGATATAAGAAAGAAGAGGGCATTAAAAAAACTGGGCAATATCGAACTGGTCGGGACACTAGTTCCGGAAATGTCAAAATCGAGACCGCTTATAAAATTTATAATTCAGTCTGTTGCTTTCATAGCTGCAGTAATAATGCTTTCGAGACCACAGTTCGGATCAAAACTTGAAGATGTTAAAAAGCAGGGGGTCGAAGTAATTATTGCACTGGATGTCAGCAATTCGATGCTTGCTGAAGATATCCAGCCAGACAGACTTACAAGGGCGAAGCAGGCAATTTCGCGACTTGTTGATGATCTGAGCAACGATAAAATAGGTCTTATAGTCTTTGCTGGTGACGCATATACGCAGATTCCTGTAACAACAGACTATATTTCAGCAAAAATGTTCCTTTCAACAATCAATCCCGACATGGTTCCCAAGCAGGGAACTGCTATAGGAGCAGCAATAAACCTGGGGATGAGATCGTTTAGTCCGGGAGAGGAAAAAAGTAAAGCATTAGTGATAATCACCGATGGTGAGAATCATGAAGACGATCCTGTGTCAATGGCAGAAGAAGCAGCAAAAGCTGGTATTGTAATCCATACAATCGGAATAGGATCTGTTGAAGGAGTACCGGTGAGGGTGATTGTAAACGGCAGAAGGGATTTTCTCAAGGATGTTGAGGGCAACACTGTAATCTCAAAACTTGACGAGGATATCCTTAAGAAAGTTGCAGTGAGTGCTAACGGAACCTATGTTAGGGCCAGCAACTCTAATATTGGACTGGATGAAATATTCAGCGAGATAAGACAAATGAAAGATCAGGAACTCGAAAGCACTATGTATACTGAATATAATGATCAGTTCCAGATCTTTGCAGCGTTGGCTGTTTTTCTGTTGCTGTTCGATTTTCTCATTATGGACAGGAAAAACAGAAAGCTGGCTGATATAAGATTATTTAAATTTAAGGTTTAA